The following is a genomic window from Hymenobacter gelipurpurascens.
TTCCCTTCTTCGGAAATCTACGACGGCCTGGCCGCCGTGTACGACTACGGCCCCAATGGCGTGGAGCTCAAGAATAACCTGAAGCAGCTCTGGTGGAAAGCCATGACCCAGCTCAACCAGAATGTGGTGGGCATTGATGCGGCCATCTTCATGCATCCGCTCACGTGGAAAGCCTCCGGCCACATTGATGGCTTCTCCGACCCTATGATTGACAACCTCGACAGCAAGAAGCGCTACCGCGCCGATGTGCTGCTCGAAGACAAGGCCGCCGAGTACGAGAAAAACGGCGAAATAGCCCGCGCCGAAACGCTGCTGGCTGAAATGGGTCGCCTGCTCACCAGCGAGGACCTGGCCGGCGTGAAGCAGCTTATCATCGATGAGCAGATCCTCTGCCCAGTGTCTAAGACCGGCAACTGGACCGACGTGCGCCAGTTCAACCTGATGTTCTCAACCCAGGTGGGCGCCGTGGCCGATGACTCCAGTAAGATTTACCTGCGCCCCGAAACGGCCCAGGGCATCTTCGTGAACTTCCTGAACGTGCAGAAGTCGGCGCGGCAGAAGGTGCCGTTTGGTATTGCCCAGATCGGGAAGGCCTTCCGCAACGAGATTGTGGCCCGCCAGTTCATCTTCCGCATGCGGGAGTTCGAGCAGATGGAAATGCAATTTTTCGTGCGTCCTGGCACCGAAGGCGAGTGGTACACCACCTGGAAAGAGACGCGCCGCCGCTGGCACGAGGCCCTAGGCCTGCCCGCCGACAAGCTCCGCTTCCACGACCACGACAAGCTGGCTCACTACGCCAAAGCCGCCGTCGATATCGAGTTTGAATTCCCCTTCGGCTTCAAGGAAATCGAGGGCATTCATTCCCGCTCCGATTTCGATTTGATGCAGCACCAGGCCCTCTCGAAGAAAAAGCAGCAGTACTTCGATGCCGATATCGACCCCGAAACCGGCAAGGCCTACGGCAACTACGTGCCCTTCGTGGTAGAAACCTCCGTGGGCGCCGACCGCCTGTTCCTGGCTACGCTCTGCCAGGCCTACACTGAGGAAACCATTACGGAAGGCGAAGGCGAGAAGGAGCAAACCAAAACGCGCACCTTCCTGAAGCTGCACCCTGCCGTGGCACCCATCAAAGCCGCCATCTTCCCGCTGGTGAAAAAAGACGGTATGCCCGAAAAGGCAGAGGAAATCTTCAATAGCCTGCGCTACGATTTCCGGGTGATTATGGAGGAGCGCGACGCCATTGGCAAGCGCTACACCCGCCAAGACCTCATTGGTACACCTTTCTGCATTGTGGTGGATGGCCAGACGCTGGAAGACAACACCGTAACGGTGCGCCACCGCGATTCCCGCGAGCAGACCCGCATGCCCATCTCGGAGCTGCGCGGCTACATCGGCGAGGCCGTGAGCTTCTCCCGCATTTTCGAAAAGCTCTAGGCCACTCCGGCACGTAAGCTAAGTGGCCTAGCCACAAAACAAGAGGCCCCTGGATTGCTCCAGGGGCCTCTTGTTTTGGAAAGAAAGAAGGAGTTGGGTAGAGCGCGGGTTGTTTAGTTTTCGCTGAGCCACGCATTAGCGTCGCGGCGGGAAGTGAAGTAATTGAACTCAATATGCGGCGGCGTGAGTGCCACGGCACAGTTGGCGGTGTAGTTGCTGATTTGGTGCTGGTATTGCCCTTCGGAAACCACCGCCGCAATATAGAGCGGACGGTTTTGGAGAGCAGGTAGCGCGTTTACGAGGGGCTGCAGGATTTGTTCGGTTTCGTCGTCGGTGGAGGGCGCGTTGCGCTTCAGATCCAGGAGCAGCTTGCCCACGTTGTGCTCCAGCATTTCTTCCAAAGCCCGCTGGTAGGCCTGTCCGAACGACACGGATAAGTCGGTCGCATCATAATTCAGATGCAGCGTTTGGGAAGTCGCGT
Proteins encoded in this region:
- a CDS encoding glycine--tRNA ligase; translated protein: MSNEQKPAATAENTLADIVSHAKEYGFVFPSSEIYDGLAAVYDYGPNGVELKNNLKQLWWKAMTQLNQNVVGIDAAIFMHPLTWKASGHIDGFSDPMIDNLDSKKRYRADVLLEDKAAEYEKNGEIARAETLLAEMGRLLTSEDLAGVKQLIIDEQILCPVSKTGNWTDVRQFNLMFSTQVGAVADDSSKIYLRPETAQGIFVNFLNVQKSARQKVPFGIAQIGKAFRNEIVARQFIFRMREFEQMEMQFFVRPGTEGEWYTTWKETRRRWHEALGLPADKLRFHDHDKLAHYAKAAVDIEFEFPFGFKEIEGIHSRSDFDLMQHQALSKKKQQYFDADIDPETGKAYGNYVPFVVETSVGADRLFLATLCQAYTEETITEGEGEKEQTKTRTFLKLHPAVAPIKAAIFPLVKKDGMPEKAEEIFNSLRYDFRVIMEERDAIGKRYTRQDLIGTPFCIVVDGQTLEDNTVTVRHRDSREQTRMPISELRGYIGEAVSFSRIFEKL